The Providencia sp. PROV188 genome includes a region encoding these proteins:
- a CDS encoding Rpn family recombination-promoting nuclease/putative transposase, whose amino-acid sequence MATQSIVAPHDSTFKGFMSKVDNARDFFEVHLPNRIKHLCNFDTLKLASASFVDKTLRSRFSDMLYSVQTLKGKGYFYFLVEHQSSPDKLMGWRLMHYAFCAMNQHLQQGHQTLPLVVPILFYHGNQSPYPYSQSWTDCFEWSDLAHDLYCNPLPLVDVTVASDDELVNHRKVAAMELVLKHASLKDDLMVLSKRLAQVIKENENHRDDVILIINYLFSVMDTPTYKKIVKTLIEKTEGYQETVMTIADRLRNEGLKKGLKRGLVKGREEARQEEQEKAKQRTYTQVLTSLSLGLDIDIISKITGLSHSEIQAMS is encoded by the coding sequence ATGGCGACCCAATCAATTGTAGCTCCTCATGATTCAACCTTTAAAGGCTTTATGAGCAAAGTGGATAATGCGCGGGACTTTTTTGAAGTCCATCTTCCTAATCGCATTAAGCACCTCTGCAATTTTGATACGTTGAAGTTAGCCAGTGCTTCATTTGTGGATAAAACATTGCGCTCTCGTTTCTCGGACATGCTCTATTCCGTTCAAACACTCAAGGGTAAAGGGTATTTTTACTTCTTGGTTGAGCATCAATCCTCTCCCGATAAGCTAATGGGCTGGCGGTTGATGCATTATGCATTCTGCGCGATGAATCAGCATTTGCAGCAAGGCCACCAAACTTTGCCGTTGGTGGTTCCCATCTTGTTTTATCATGGCAATCAATCCCCTTATCCTTATTCCCAATCATGGACGGATTGCTTTGAATGGTCTGATTTAGCGCATGATTTGTACTGTAATCCACTGCCATTAGTGGATGTCACGGTGGCAAGCGACGATGAACTTGTGAATCACCGAAAAGTCGCCGCGATGGAGCTAGTTCTCAAACATGCTTCTTTGAAAGATGACCTGATGGTTCTATCAAAGCGCTTAGCGCAGGTAATCAAGGAGAACGAAAACCACCGTGATGACGTTATTTTAATCATCAACTATCTGTTTAGTGTGATGGATACGCCGACATACAAGAAGATAGTCAAAACATTAATAGAAAAAACCGAAGGATATCAGGAGACTGTTATGACCATTGCCGATCGTTTACGAAATGAGGGGTTAAAAAAAGGATTAAAAAGAGGGCTAGTCAAAGGAAGAGAAGAAGCTCGACAAGAAGAGCAGGAGAAGGCCAAACAACGCACTTACACCCAAGTGTTGACCAGTTTAAGTCTAGGGTTAGATATTGATATTATTAGTAAAATTACAGGCTTATCCCACTCTGAAATTCAAGCGATGAGTTAA
- a CDS encoding AbgT family transporter, protein MEQKRQEGSRFLRTVEWLGNALPHPVILFIILIGILLVSSAVGQYFGISVPDPRPEGAKGRAEDGIIHIVSLLDAEGIRKILSNVVTNFTGFAPLGTVLVALLGVGIAERAGLLSAAMRLIVIKAPRKLTTVAIVFAGIMSNTAAELGYVVLIPLAAIIFHSLGRHPLAGLAAAFAGVSGGYSANLLLGTVDPLLSGITQQAARIIDPTYIVGAEANWYFMFASTFLITILGYFITEKIVEPQLGPYQGGGVDEDEDKLRASAEVTPLEKKALFWASVTFWGLAAVLALMVVPESGILRNQETGLVSNSPFLKAIVVFIFIFFAIPGIVYGYIAKTMRSDKDVVDAMASAMSTLGLYLVIIFFAAQFVAFFGWTNIGQVIAVKGANFLNSIDLHGGILFVGFILICAFINLMIGSASAQWAVTAPIFVPMLMLAGYSPETIQAAYRIGDSVTNIITPMMSYFGLIMAIVVKYKKDAGIGTLVSMMLPYSIIFFIGWSLFFIIWVFILGLPVGPGSPIYFTPGS, encoded by the coding sequence ATGGAACAAAAAAGGCAAGAGGGTAGCCGTTTTTTACGAACGGTTGAGTGGCTGGGAAATGCTCTGCCACATCCTGTTATTCTATTCATTATCTTAATTGGGATTTTATTAGTCTCTTCCGCTGTTGGTCAGTATTTTGGTATTAGTGTGCCGGATCCTCGCCCTGAAGGTGCGAAAGGTCGGGCTGAAGACGGGATCATTCATATTGTTAGCCTATTAGATGCGGAAGGCATCCGTAAAATTCTGTCTAATGTGGTCACCAATTTTACCGGGTTCGCGCCTCTTGGCACGGTATTAGTTGCTCTTTTAGGGGTTGGGATCGCGGAACGTGCCGGTTTATTATCTGCGGCAATGCGTCTGATTGTTATCAAAGCACCTCGTAAATTAACCACCGTTGCGATTGTTTTTGCTGGGATTATGTCTAATACCGCGGCAGAACTCGGGTATGTGGTACTGATTCCACTGGCTGCGATTATTTTCCATTCATTAGGTCGCCATCCATTAGCTGGGCTTGCTGCTGCATTTGCAGGGGTATCCGGTGGATATTCAGCGAACTTACTATTAGGTACAGTGGATCCGTTATTGTCAGGGATCACTCAGCAAGCAGCTCGAATTATTGACCCCACCTATATCGTCGGGGCAGAAGCAAACTGGTACTTTATGTTTGCCAGTACTTTCTTGATCACTATCTTGGGTTATTTCATCACAGAGAAAATCGTGGAGCCGCAGTTAGGCCCTTATCAGGGCGGTGGTGTCGATGAAGATGAAGATAAACTCCGTGCCTCAGCTGAAGTGACACCGCTTGAGAAAAAAGCGTTGTTCTGGGCATCGGTGACTTTCTGGGGATTAGCGGCAGTATTAGCCTTAATGGTGGTGCCTGAAAGTGGGATTTTACGTAACCAAGAAACTGGGTTAGTGAGTAATTCACCTTTCTTAAAAGCAATCGTGGTGTTTATCTTTATTTTCTTTGCGATTCCGGGAATTGTTTACGGCTATATTGCAAAAACCATGCGTAGCGACAAAGATGTGGTTGATGCGATGGCAAGCGCAATGAGCACTTTGGGTCTCTATTTAGTCATCATTTTCTTTGCGGCGCAGTTCGTTGCATTTTTTGGCTGGACCAACATTGGGCAAGTGATTGCGGTCAAAGGCGCTAATTTCTTAAATAGTATTGATTTACATGGTGGAATACTATTTGTTGGCTTTATTCTGATTTGTGCCTTTATTAACTTAATGATTGGCTCCGCGTCCGCACAATGGGCTGTGACAGCACCGATATTTGTACCAATGTTAATGTTGGCAGGCTATTCCCCTGAAACTATCCAAGCGGCTTATCGTATTGGTGATTCAGTGACCAATATTATTACGCCAATGATGAGCTATTTTGGCTTAATCATGGCCATTGTCGTCAAGTATAAGAAAGATGCAGGGATTGGTACTCTGGTTTCAATGATGCTGCCATACTCGATTATTTTCTTTATTGGTTGGTCTCTGTTCTTTATTATCTGGGTATTTATTTTGGGATTACCGGTAGGACCTGGATCACCAATTTATTTTACTCCTGGAAGTTAA
- the ugpQ gene encoding glycerophosphodiester phosphodiesterase — MNLWSYPKIVAHRGGGKLAPENTLAAIDVGAKYGHTMIEFDAKLSRDGHIFLLHDDTLERTSNGHGVAGNFDWSQLVNIDAGSWYSQEFANEHLPLLSQVAERCQQHRMMANIEIKPTTGLERKTGTVVALAARQLWEGQTAPLLSSFSIESLEAAQAAAPELPRGLLLEEWREDWRELTTRLGCVSIHLDHLLLDKARVELLKQAGLYILVYTVNDPERAKLLLAWGVDAICTDRIDLIGPNFPAE, encoded by the coding sequence ATGAATCTTTGGTCTTATCCTAAAATTGTCGCCCATCGCGGTGGTGGTAAATTAGCCCCTGAAAATACGCTCGCAGCGATTGATGTTGGGGCGAAATATGGTCATACCATGATTGAGTTTGATGCCAAATTATCCCGTGATGGTCACATATTCCTTCTGCATGATGATACCCTTGAGCGCACGAGTAACGGGCATGGGGTTGCAGGGAATTTTGACTGGAGCCAGTTAGTCAATATTGATGCTGGAAGCTGGTATAGCCAAGAATTTGCTAACGAACATTTGCCGCTATTATCGCAAGTGGCTGAGCGTTGCCAACAACATCGCATGATGGCGAATATTGAAATTAAGCCAACCACCGGCTTGGAGAGAAAAACAGGAACCGTGGTGGCATTAGCGGCTCGACAATTATGGGAAGGACAAACTGCACCGTTACTCTCTTCATTTTCCATTGAGTCCCTTGAAGCTGCTCAAGCCGCAGCACCTGAATTGCCACGCGGTTTATTGCTGGAGGAGTGGCGAGAGGATTGGCGTGAACTGACAACTCGCTTAGGCTGTGTCTCTATCCATTTAGATCATCTCTTATTGGATAAAGCTCGGGTCGAGCTATTGAAGCAAGCGGGCTTATATATTCTGGTGTATACGGTGAATGACCCTGAACGCGCCAAATTATTATTAGCGTGGGGCGTTGATGCCATTTGTACTGATCGTATTGATTTAATCGGTCCAAATTTCCCCGCAGAATAA
- the pta gene encoding autotransporter Pta has translation MNKAHKFASSSRYKNKAAINKNIFQLSIITSALLFSGYTLAYSETGQLGDKNSWESQEYKNDWGLAAMNASSAYALGYHGQGAKIGVMDSGALLSHQELSGSRFHAVKAKGEYGSTGMRYPQELGGHYEKGQAFDVTGDWIKGVNDTHGTHVTGTVGANRDGEGMHGVAWGSDVYVGNTGATDSNNYGPYQDYQYFYTGWKAMVDAGAQVINNSWGTNPRIIDAGKTVGPDGGNTTVHLPVDTTQQTEYEYFYFKKIYGDNPSFVDAAYDAVKGTNVVQVFTTGNRDFKNPYYRPLYPYFNPQAEKHWIAVAGLKQTADKTGYEIEGMFNEAGNAKWWTVVAPSRYIYSSVVDADGNPGWDTFSGTSMAAPHVTGAMGVLMSRYQSMNALQVRDVMFTTANRYNPDGSLYKGWTSADGVPDERYGWGTPDLEKGMYGPGQFLGKFEYQLDAVPLDVWTNDISQAALDQRETEDLAWLADYKANGIDAGGDYNLGTDFVVNDGNPDPTSHIVDKEDAKKWRQEYYQKRAEVIQAKIDAGLYDGALVKAGEGTLVMTGDNTYRGGTTVEQGSLYGFTESFGTADVNVNGGTISVLNRYNDKFTQKGQLVSNESHKANININDKGTYLVTAGHDVNVGNMTLNQGAKLDVAADNIGQLKDVYLNDKSIQGTVNADNLADNRAKTKMLATNANNAAADDYALFQKDVSVKDNTITGTLSKKADASFASFANNENGRSIANSLESNAKGQLFDATLPMSERDLRNTYQSLGSDMYLNANNASVVNVLGLTRTVKDQAIGVGHGRYANLENSNARIWMTGVGQWGNLDYGYSNMDTDFYAALVGAEIDVAEHTKAGLFFGAGSSKYKAHEYGKIDSNDLHVGAYGVSNIKNVATVNYGVTHTNQDRDAKRTLWVGQESGYNSTSYDAKITQFFVEGAYTQLNNDRYSVEPYAGFNWLHVTSDNLHEQVGNMQFTTKTDNQDIQVGTVGLRGGYPFSAGNVNLTLKGDVSASHLFGDTRPEAMLFLSDTGEAKIRGGKLDNLFGVGLGVDAQLNKSTTFGISYQGQYNSDVSSSGVNATLKINF, from the coding sequence ATGAACAAAGCACATAAATTTGCGTCATCTTCTCGTTATAAAAATAAAGCTGCAATAAATAAAAATATTTTTCAGCTTTCTATTATTACTTCTGCGCTATTATTTTCCGGCTATACGCTGGCTTACTCTGAAACAGGGCAACTCGGTGATAAAAATAGTTGGGAAAGCCAAGAATATAAAAATGACTGGGGTTTAGCCGCCATGAATGCCTCCAGTGCTTATGCGCTGGGATATCATGGGCAAGGCGCTAAAATCGGCGTAATGGATTCAGGCGCATTGTTATCTCACCAAGAGCTAAGTGGCTCTCGCTTCCACGCGGTCAAAGCCAAAGGTGAATACGGCTCCACGGGGATGCGTTATCCTCAAGAGTTAGGCGGTCACTATGAAAAAGGTCAAGCCTTCGATGTGACTGGAGATTGGATCAAAGGCGTGAATGATACTCACGGTACCCACGTGACAGGTACCGTCGGTGCTAACCGTGATGGCGAAGGTATGCACGGCGTTGCCTGGGGTTCCGATGTGTATGTGGGTAACACAGGTGCCACCGACAGCAATAACTATGGTCCTTATCAAGATTACCAATATTTCTATACTGGCTGGAAAGCCATGGTGGATGCTGGTGCCCAAGTGATCAATAACAGTTGGGGTACCAACCCAAGAATTATTGATGCAGGGAAAACGGTCGGTCCTGATGGTGGTAACACCACGGTACATTTACCCGTTGATACCACCCAACAAACTGAGTACGAATATTTCTATTTCAAAAAAATCTACGGGGATAACCCATCCTTTGTAGATGCCGCCTATGATGCCGTGAAAGGCACCAATGTTGTTCAAGTCTTCACCACAGGTAACCGCGATTTTAAAAACCCGTACTATCGCCCTCTTTACCCTTATTTCAATCCACAAGCAGAGAAACATTGGATTGCGGTTGCAGGGTTAAAACAGACGGCAGACAAAACAGGCTATGAAATTGAAGGTATGTTTAACGAAGCGGGAAATGCCAAATGGTGGACCGTCGTTGCCCCTAGCCGCTATATCTACTCCAGCGTCGTAGATGCTGACGGCAATCCGGGTTGGGATACCTTTAGCGGAACATCAATGGCAGCACCACACGTCACTGGTGCCATGGGCGTTTTAATGTCTCGTTATCAATCCATGAATGCCCTGCAAGTTCGTGATGTGATGTTCACGACTGCCAACCGTTATAACCCAGATGGCAGCCTCTATAAAGGCTGGACATCCGCGGATGGCGTACCTGATGAGCGCTATGGTTGGGGTACTCCTGATCTCGAAAAAGGTATGTATGGCCCAGGTCAATTCTTAGGTAAATTCGAATACCAACTGGATGCTGTCCCACTTGATGTCTGGACAAATGACATTAGCCAAGCGGCGTTAGATCAGCGTGAAACCGAAGATTTGGCGTGGTTAGCCGATTATAAAGCCAACGGTATCGATGCCGGTGGCGATTATAATCTTGGTACCGATTTTGTGGTCAATGATGGCAATCCAGACCCGACTTCTCATATTGTCGATAAAGAAGATGCTAAAAAATGGCGTCAGGAATATTACCAAAAACGCGCTGAGGTCATTCAAGCCAAAATCGATGCAGGTTTGTATGATGGCGCTCTAGTCAAAGCGGGTGAAGGCACATTGGTGATGACGGGGGATAACACCTACCGTGGCGGTACAACCGTCGAACAAGGTTCTCTGTACGGTTTTACTGAATCCTTTGGTACTGCAGACGTGAATGTTAACGGCGGCACAATTAGCGTGCTTAATCGTTATAACGACAAATTTACTCAAAAAGGTCAGTTAGTCTCCAATGAAAGCCATAAAGCCAATATCAACATCAACGATAAAGGTACCTATTTAGTCACCGCAGGTCATGATGTGAATGTCGGTAATATGACCTTAAATCAAGGCGCTAAACTGGATGTTGCTGCCGATAACATTGGGCAACTGAAAGATGTTTATCTTAATGATAAATCAATCCAAGGTACGGTTAACGCAGATAATTTAGCTGACAATCGCGCTAAAACCAAAATGCTGGCGACAAATGCCAATAATGCTGCCGCAGATGATTATGCGTTATTCCAAAAAGACGTTTCTGTAAAAGATAACACCATTACGGGCACTCTGAGTAAAAAAGCGGATGCCTCATTTGCTTCATTTGCTAATAATGAAAATGGTCGTTCGATTGCTAATTCATTAGAAAGTAACGCTAAAGGTCAGCTATTTGATGCAACACTACCGATGAGCGAACGTGACCTTCGTAATACTTATCAATCACTCGGTAGTGATATGTACCTTAATGCGAATAATGCCAGTGTGGTGAACGTATTGGGTCTAACTCGTACCGTGAAAGATCAGGCTATCGGCGTGGGTCATGGTCGCTATGCTAACCTTGAAAATAGCAATGCACGCATTTGGATGACAGGTGTTGGTCAATGGGGCAACCTTGACTATGGCTACAGCAATATGGATACCGATTTCTATGCAGCATTAGTGGGTGCAGAAATTGATGTCGCTGAGCATACCAAAGCGGGACTGTTCTTTGGTGCGGGTTCATCTAAATATAAAGCTCATGAGTACGGCAAAATTGACAGCAATGATCTGCATGTCGGTGCCTACGGTGTATCCAATATCAAGAATGTAGCTACGGTTAACTATGGTGTAACGCATACAAACCAAGACCGAGATGCAAAACGCACGCTGTGGGTAGGCCAAGAGTCCGGTTATAACTCCACCAGCTATGATGCAAAAATCACGCAATTCTTCGTGGAAGGTGCTTATACCCAGCTGAATAATGACCGATATTCTGTTGAGCCTTATGCTGGATTTAACTGGCTGCATGTCACCAGCGATAATCTGCATGAGCAAGTCGGCAATATGCAATTCACCACCAAAACAGATAACCAAGATATCCAAGTTGGTACCGTTGGTTTACGTGGTGGCTATCCATTCAGCGCGGGTAATGTGAATCTCACACTGAAAGGTGACGTATCTGCGAGCCATTTATTTGGCGATACTCGCCCAGAAGCGATGTTGTTCCTGTCAGACACTGGCGAAGCCAAAATTCGTGGTGGCAAGTTAGATAACTTATTCGGTGTAGGCTTAGGGGTTGATGCTCAACTGAATAAATCCACGACTTTCGGAATCTCTTACCAAGGTCAATATAACAGTGATGTCAGTTCAAGCGGTGTGAATGCCACATTAAAAATTAACTTTTAA
- the ugpA gene encoding sn-glycerol-3-phosphate ABC transporter permease UgpA gives MSSSRPVFRSRWLPYALVLPQLIITVIFFILPAGQALWYSLQSIDPFGLSSEFVGLENFTQLFSDSYYVDSFYTTMIFSGWVAGSGLVVSLFFAALVDYVVRGSRFYQTLMLLPYAVAPAVAAVLWMFLFSPGRGLITYGLESIGYDWNHAQNSGQAMFLVVLASVWKQISYNFLFFFAALQSIPRSLMEAAAIDGAGPIRRFFKISLPLITPVSFFLLVVNLVYAFFDTFPVIDAATGGGPVQATTTLIYKIYREGFSGLDLSSSAAQSVILMGLVIVLTVIQFRFIERKVRYQ, from the coding sequence ATGTCATCATCTCGTCCCGTATTTCGCTCCCGCTGGTTACCTTATGCGCTAGTATTACCACAGCTCATCATTACGGTGATTTTCTTTATTTTGCCAGCCGGACAAGCGCTTTGGTATTCATTACAAAGTATTGATCCTTTTGGATTATCCAGTGAGTTTGTGGGGTTAGAAAACTTCACTCAACTCTTTAGCGATAGCTACTATGTAGACTCTTTCTATACCACGATGATTTTTAGTGGCTGGGTAGCAGGAAGTGGGCTTGTCGTCTCGCTGTTTTTCGCGGCTTTGGTTGATTATGTGGTAAGAGGAAGCCGTTTTTACCAAACATTGATGCTACTACCCTACGCCGTTGCACCTGCTGTTGCGGCGGTTTTATGGATGTTTTTGTTTAGTCCCGGCAGAGGATTGATAACCTATGGTTTGGAATCCATTGGCTATGACTGGAACCATGCACAAAATAGCGGTCAGGCGATGTTTTTAGTTGTTTTAGCCTCAGTTTGGAAACAAATCAGTTATAACTTTTTGTTTTTCTTCGCTGCTTTGCAATCTATTCCACGCTCTTTGATGGAAGCGGCTGCTATCGACGGTGCGGGACCTATCCGCCGTTTCTTTAAAATATCCTTACCATTAATCACTCCGGTGAGTTTCTTTTTATTGGTGGTGAATTTGGTGTATGCCTTCTTTGATACTTTCCCTGTGATTGACGCGGCAACGGGCGGGGGGCCTGTACAAGCGACGACGACACTAATTTATAAGATTTACCGTGAAGGTTTTTCAGGGCTCGACCTCTCTTCATCCGCAGCTCAATCTGTGATTTTGATGGGCTTGGTGATCGTCCTAACGGTGATTCAATTCCGTTTTATCGAGCGTAAGGTACGTTACCAATGA
- the ugpE gene encoding sn-glycerol-3-phosphate ABC transporter permease UgpE — MIEKNRGLSVFSHSMLVIGILVILFPLYVAFVAATLDDKAVFDTPITLIPGSHLWENILHIWNNGVAANSAPFWLMLVNSTVMALVIAIGKITISILSAFAIVWFRFPCRSLFFWMIFITLMLPVEVRIFPTVEVISNLNMVDSYAGLTLPLMASATATFLFRQFFMTLPDELIEAARIDGASPMRFFIDIVLPLSKTNLAALFVITFIYGWNQYLWPILIVADPSLGTAVAGIKGMIASGEGTTQWNQVMAAMLLTLIPPVLVVLAMQRAFVRGLVDSEK, encoded by the coding sequence ATGATAGAGAAAAATCGTGGACTGAGCGTATTCAGTCATTCCATGTTGGTAATTGGGATTTTAGTGATTTTATTCCCGCTGTATGTGGCCTTTGTTGCCGCGACACTCGATGATAAAGCGGTCTTCGATACCCCCATTACCCTAATACCTGGCTCTCATTTATGGGAGAACATTCTACATATTTGGAATAACGGTGTGGCAGCGAACAGCGCCCCATTTTGGTTGATGCTGGTAAATAGCACCGTTATGGCGCTGGTGATAGCGATTGGAAAAATTACGATTTCGATATTATCGGCATTTGCCATCGTTTGGTTCCGTTTTCCGTGCCGTAGCCTATTTTTTTGGATGATTTTCATCACATTAATGTTGCCTGTCGAAGTGCGAATTTTCCCCACAGTAGAGGTGATTTCTAACTTAAACATGGTGGATAGTTACGCCGGGCTAACTTTGCCGTTGATGGCTTCCGCGACGGCGACTTTTTTATTTCGCCAATTTTTTATGACGTTGCCGGATGAACTGATAGAGGCAGCGCGTATTGATGGTGCTTCACCAATGCGGTTTTTCATCGACATTGTGTTGCCGTTGTCCAAAACAAACTTAGCCGCGTTGTTTGTGATCACGTTTATTTATGGTTGGAACCAATATTTGTGGCCAATCTTGATCGTTGCAGATCCCAGCTTAGGAACAGCAGTTGCGGGGATCAAAGGCATGATCGCATCGGGTGAAGGTACGACTCAATGGAATCAAGTGATGGCGGCAATGTTGCTCACGCTGATTCCACCCGTTCTTGTGGTATTAGCTATGCAGAGGGCGTTTGTGCGTGGCTTGGTCGATAGTGAGAAATAA
- a CDS encoding sn-glycerol-3-phosphate import ATP-binding protein UgpC — protein sequence MAELKLQAVTKSWDGKNQVIKPLTVDVADGEFIVMVGPSGCGKSTLLRMVAGLEQVTSGDIWIDRKRVTHLEPKERGIAMVFQNYALYPHMSVEENMAWGLKIRGLGKEIIRQKVADAARILELDGLLKRQPRELSGGQRQRVAMGRAIVRDPAVFLFDEPLSNLDAKLRVQMRLELQQLHRRLKTTSLYVTHDQVEAMTLAQRVMVMNKGVAEQIGSPVEVYERPASRFVASFIGSPAMNLLEGKLSADGSRFELDGGMQLPLGRTYLQWVGHALTLGTRPEHLQLGSESSGGIPLVVETLEMLGADNLVHGQWAGQKVIVRLGHEHRPQIGSTLWLHLPEAHQHFFDTQYGHRL from the coding sequence ATGGCAGAATTAAAACTTCAAGCCGTCACTAAAAGTTGGGACGGAAAAAATCAAGTGATCAAGCCGCTGACAGTGGATGTGGCAGATGGCGAATTTATCGTGATGGTAGGGCCTTCTGGGTGTGGTAAATCCACGCTATTACGTATGGTGGCAGGGTTAGAGCAAGTGACGAGCGGGGATATTTGGATTGACCGAAAGCGAGTCACGCATCTAGAACCCAAAGAGCGTGGCATTGCGATGGTATTCCAAAATTACGCGCTTTATCCTCATATGAGCGTTGAAGAGAATATGGCATGGGGGCTAAAAATTCGTGGGCTAGGAAAAGAGATCATTCGCCAAAAAGTAGCGGATGCCGCACGGATTTTAGAGCTTGATGGATTATTAAAGCGTCAACCGAGAGAGCTTTCCGGTGGTCAACGTCAGCGCGTGGCAATGGGGCGTGCCATTGTGCGTGACCCCGCCGTATTCTTATTTGATGAACCGCTTTCTAACCTCGATGCAAAGTTGCGGGTACAGATGCGCCTTGAACTGCAACAGCTGCATCGTCGTTTAAAAACCACCAGCTTGTATGTGACACACGATCAGGTGGAAGCGATGACCTTGGCGCAGCGAGTGATGGTGATGAATAAAGGCGTTGCGGAACAGATTGGCTCCCCAGTTGAAGTGTACGAGCGTCCTGCCAGCCGTTTTGTGGCGAGTTTTATTGGCTCTCCTGCCATGAATTTGCTGGAAGGAAAACTGAGTGCGGATGGTTCTCGCTTTGAGCTCGACGGCGGAATGCAATTACCGTTGGGTAGAACGTATTTACAGTGGGTAGGGCATGCGCTAACGTTAGGTACCCGACCGGAACATTTACAGTTAGGCTCTGAATCGTCAGGGGGGATCCCGCTGGTCGTCGAGACCCTCGAAATGTTAGGCGCTGATAATTTAGTGCATGGTCAGTGGGCAGGGCAAAAAGTGATTGTGCGCCTTGGGCACGAGCATCGCCCTCAGATTGGCTCCACGTTATGGCTTCATCTTCCTGAAGCCCATCAGCATTTTTTTGATACTCAATATGGACACCGTTTATGA
- the ugpB gene encoding sn-glycerol-3-phosphate ABC transporter substrate-binding protein UgpB yields MASIKQSALAMMLGLAFSSQGVAVTTIPFWHSMEGQLGEEVNDLVTRFNETHPDYNVIPTYKGNYEQSLAAGIAAFRSGNAPAILQVYEVGTATMMSSKAIKPVYEVFQEAGIDFDESQFVPTVSGYYSDAKTGHLLSQPFNSSTPVLYYNKEAFKKAGLNPDTPPKTWQDLAQYTEKLRESGMKCGYASGWQGWIQIENFSAWNGLPVASKNNGFDGTDAVLEFNTPDHVRHIEQLQDMNKKGTFSYLGRKDEPTEKFYNGDCAIITGSSGSLANIRKHAKFDFGVGMMPYDAQIPTAPQNAIIGGASLWVMGGKDPETYKGVAEFMKFLAEPENAAKWHQNTGYLPITTAAYELTQKSGFYDKNPGADIATRQMLNKAPLPYTKGLRLGNMPQIRTIVDEELESVWSGKKTPQQALDASVERGNQLLRRFEKSTQ; encoded by the coding sequence ATGGCATCGATCAAACAGTCCGCTTTAGCAATGATGTTAGGCTTGGCTTTTAGCAGTCAAGGAGTGGCAGTCACCACAATCCCATTCTGGCATTCAATGGAAGGTCAGCTTGGTGAAGAAGTGAATGACCTTGTCACTCGCTTTAATGAAACTCACCCAGATTACAACGTGATTCCCACTTATAAAGGGAACTACGAGCAAAGCCTCGCTGCGGGGATTGCGGCATTTCGTTCTGGCAATGCACCTGCGATACTGCAGGTTTATGAAGTTGGTACTGCGACGATGATGTCATCCAAAGCCATCAAACCTGTCTACGAAGTTTTCCAAGAAGCTGGAATTGATTTTGATGAATCTCAGTTTGTGCCTACCGTTTCGGGTTATTACAGCGATGCGAAAACGGGGCATCTGCTATCCCAGCCTTTCAATAGCTCCACTCCGGTGCTTTATTACAATAAAGAAGCCTTCAAAAAAGCCGGTTTAAACCCAGATACCCCACCAAAAACATGGCAAGATCTTGCCCAATATACTGAAAAGCTACGTGAATCAGGAATGAAGTGCGGCTACGCCAGTGGTTGGCAGGGCTGGATACAAATTGAAAACTTCAGTGCATGGAACGGGTTGCCTGTCGCATCGAAGAATAATGGCTTTGACGGCACTGATGCAGTACTGGAGTTTAACACCCCAGATCACGTTAGGCATATCGAGCAGCTACAAGATATGAATAAAAAAGGCACCTTCAGCTATTTAGGGCGTAAAGACGAGCCAACTGAGAAATTCTATAACGGGGATTGTGCCATTATTACTGGTTCCTCCGGTTCTCTGGCGAATATTCGCAAGCATGCTAAGTTTGATTTTGGTGTTGGCATGATGCCTTACGATGCACAAATTCCAACGGCACCACAAAATGCCATCATTGGTGGTGCAAGCTTGTGGGTGATGGGCGGTAAAGATCCTGAAACCTATAAAGGTGTTGCGGAATTTATGAAATTCTTAGCTGAACCTGAAAATGCCGCAAAATGGCATCAAAATACAGGATATTTACCGATTACAACGGCAGCGTATGAGTTGACCCAAAAATCCGGCTTTTATGACAAAAATCCGGGGGCGGATATTGCGACTCGCCAAATGTTAAACAAAGCGCCGTTACCTTATACCAAAGGATTACGCTTAGGTAATATGCCACAAATTCGTACCATCGTGGACGAAGAGCTGGAATCCGTGTGGTCAGGTAAAAAGACACCGCAACAAGCCCTCGATGCCTCTGTTGAGCGTGGTAACCAATTACTGCGCCGTTTCGAAAAATCCACTCAGTAA